In Populus alba chromosome 1, ASM523922v2, whole genome shotgun sequence, a single window of DNA contains:
- the LOC118036803 gene encoding uncharacterized protein: protein MLTRTGRRATRSTKRKLRDTKLTRSIKRIRADMAEINEGQERIRDGQKEVREKFEEISKETAKLKEETNIISKQSAANQVRLDLMFQIIKARSENDARRDAVLTQILRELINGKAEPELKQAPRGEAITR from the exons ATGCTGACAAGGACTGGCCGCCGCGCAACTCGAAGCACG AAAAGAAAACTAAGGGACACCAAACTAACCAGGAGTATCAAGAGGATCAGAGCTGACATGGCGGAGATCAACGAGGGCCAGGAACGCATACGAGATGGACAAAAAGAAGTGAGGGagaaatttgaagaaataagCAAAGAGACTGCCAAACTGAAAGAGGAAACTAATATAATCTCCAAGCAGAGCGCTGCAAATCAAGTCAGGCTTGACCTCATGTTTCAAATTATCAAAGCAAGATCAGAGAATGATGCCCGGAGGGACGCCGTACTGACTCAAATATTGCG GGAACTAATTAATGGCAAAGCAGAACCTGAGCTCAAGCAAGCTCCCCGAGGAGAGGCAATAACAAGATGA